The segment GGGTTCTTCAAGCTTGCTCCTTTCAGGATCCTGGTGATGGTCTTGGGGGAGACGGACCGCCCCGCTTCGGTAAAGAGCAGCTCCGACATGTGGCTGGCGCTGGCCCCCTTCCACAGGCTGGCGGCACGGTCTGCTACCAAGGCCCTTATGTCGGTGGGGATGAAGTTGGAAGGCTTGCGGCCGGTGTTGCCGTGGACCAGCGATGACGATCCCGCCTCCTCGTAGCCGGTCTTTATCCTCTGGACCTGCCGTACCGACAGCCCCAAAGCGGCTGAAGCCTCCCTGTTGGTTATCACCCCGCCCGTCACCTCTTCAAGAACATGAAGTTTCCGTGCCTGCTTGATAGACAACCTGATGTCACCCTCGTTCTTAATGGGATACATTCTCTATCAAAACCCAGGGGGGGGGTGACATTTCCCCCTTCTCAGGAGAAGGGGACCTCGTCCCTGTCCCCTTAAGGGATGACATTATCCCTGTCCGGCGACAATCAGGCAACCCTTACCTTGACAAATACTGCACCAAATGTAATATTATTAAA is part of the Thermovirga sp. genome and harbors:
- a CDS encoding helix-turn-helix domain-containing protein; the encoded protein is MSIKQARKLHVLEEVTGGVITNREASAALGLSVRQVQRIKTGYEEAGSSSLVHGNTGRKPSNFIPTDIRALVADRAASLWKGASASHMSELLFTEAGRSVSPKTITRILKGASLKNP